The Tautonia plasticadhaerens nucleotide sequence CCTCGGTCCTGTTCGTTCATTGGTGAGGATCTCGATGGAGGAGGGAGGAGTCGGCCCGGGATCGCCCCGGGCCACGATTGCGGGCCGTTTCGCCGCGATCGATCAGGAGGCCCGCCGGGCCCGGCGACGGCGGGCCGAGGCGTGCAGCGTGGTGCCGCCGTTGCCCAGGACGTACCCGATCGGCCCGGCCGGGGCGGAGGCCGGCGCGGCGAGGCCGATCAGGGCGATCCTCGCGTAGGAGCGGGTCTTCGAGGGATGCCTCTCCGGTTGGGTGGGGCCGGCGCGCACGATCTACGCGGGGGCGGGTGCCCGGCACGCAGCACGAGGCGCGTCGGGGGGTATTCGGGGAGGTCCGGGCCGGGGTGGCAGGGCGCCCCGCCGCGTCACCCGGGGACTTCGGGCGGCGAACCGGCCTCCCGAGGGGATCGGCCCGAGGGGGCGGATTCGGCCCCTCGGACTCGTACTCCCCGGCCCCCCGGCCCCGGGTTCACCTTTTTTCCCGGGGGGAGGCCGCCAGCCGGCGGCTCGACTCGCCGAGGCGGGGGAGCGGGGCCGGGTCAGCGGCACTCGACGTTCAGCACGTCGGTGAGATTGGGGGGGAGCGCCGCGAACGACTCGAACTCGGCCGCCCGGGCCTGGGCCCTGAGGGCGACCCCCAGGGTCGTCACGACGGCGGTCGCCAGCAGGACCGCCAGCGGGCCGAGCCACCGGGGCGGGCGTCGGGCGTGCTCGAAAGCCCGGGCCAGCTCGGCCGGCCGCGAGGCCCCGGCCGACAGGAGCCCCCGGGCGTCGTCGAGCATCGCGCCGACCGTCTTCTCCAGCAGATCCCCGGGCACGGCCGCGGAAGCCCGCCGGCCGGGCCAGGCCAGCAGGAGGAGCAAGGCCGGGGCGATCCCCCGACGGGCCAGACGGCCCCGGAGCCGCCTCCGACCCCGGACCAGCCGGGTCTTCAGCGTGCCGAGCGGCCAGTCCAGCCGACGGGCCGCCTCCTCGTGGCTGCAACCCCCGAGGTAGCACAGCTCGATCGGCTCCCGGTACGACCTAGGCAGCCGGGCCAGCTCCTCGCGCACGACCCGCTCCGAGTCGTCCCAGGCTCGCCCGGGTTCCCAGCAGGCCGGGGACATCGCCGCAATCCTCCGCTCGTGGTCCCGACGCCGGGCCGCATCCCTCCTCGCCCGGGCGGCGACCCTGAGGGCGACCCCATAGAGCCAGTTTCCCAGGGTCTCCGGGTCTCGGATCGTCGGCGCCTTGCGGACGAGGACGAGGAAGGTGGCCTGGAACGCGTCTTCGACCTCGTCCGGGTCGCCTAGGATCCGGCGGCAGGCGCGGAGGACCGCCGGGCCGTGCCGGGCCACCAGATCTCGGAAGGCCGCCTCGCTCCGCTCGGAAACGAATTCGCCGAGGAGTTGATGATCGGTCATTGGGGATCGCCGTCGCGTTCGATCGGCCGGGGCCCCGGCCGCTGCCTGTCGGGGCCGACTGCGCGCCGTGGTCGGGATGTTTGGTCGAAGTCTCGCCGAGTTACTGCACGATCCGGGCCCCCGGGGTTCAAATTCTCGCCCCAGGTCGGATTTCCCGGGACGGCCCTCGGGAGGTCCCGGCCCCCCCTCCCCCGGATCCGCCCGGGACGGGGGCGCCCCGGTCGACGCCCCGATTAGAATACGGAAGCATGGAAGGCGATCGTCGTGGTCAATTGAGCACGAGTGCCCCCGTCACCACGAGCCCGGGCAGGAGTGCCCGGCCCGGTCGGGGGTGTCCCAGGCCCAGGTCGACGCGATGTTCGAGGCGACTCAACTCGGGAGTTCGGCAACCGGCGGCTCCCGGGCCGGCGTCGCGATCCGGGCGGTGGTGGTCTCGGCCCTGCTTGGCCTGGCCGTCCCGATCGGCTGCGGCGACGGGGGGGGCCGACGTCCGGTCTCGGGTCGGGTCTCGCTGGACTCCGAGCCGCTGGCCGAGGGGTTCGTCCTCTTCGAGCCTGCCCCGGGTCAGGAGGGCGGCCTGGCCGTCGGCGGGTCGATCCGCTCCGGTCGATTCGCCATCCCGGGCCGCGATGGGCCGACCCCCGGCTCCTACTCGGTCCGGATTTACGCCAGTTCCGGCGTCCAGGCGTCCCCGGCACCGGGGGAGTCTCCTCGATCGCCCCGGCCGATGATCGACCTGATCCCCGGGCGCTACAATGAGCGGACCGAGCTGGCCGCGACGGTCACGCCCGACGGGCCCAACGAGTACCGCTTCGAGCTGATCGGCGAACCGGCCCCCCCGTCCCCCGAGGGCGAATGAGCTCCTCCCCTCCCCCCCCCCTCCCCTCACCTCCCTCGGGCCTCCCCCGAGCGAGTCCTCCGATCGAGGCCGATCCCATGCCGAGGCGTCCTGTCGGCTTCACGATCATCGAGCTGCTGGTGGTCGTCGCGATCGTCGGCGTGCTGGTCGCGCTCCTGTTGCCCGCCGTGCAGGGCGCCCGGGAGGCGGCCCGGCGGGTGCAGTGCACCAACAACCTGAAGCAGATCGCCCTGGCGATGCACCACTACCACGACGTCCACCGCTGCTTCCCCCCGGGGAAGAAGGGCTGCTGCTGGGGGACCTGGCTGGTCTACGTCCTGCCCCACCTGGAGCGGCCCGCCCTCTATGACTCCTGGAACGCCGACGGCAGCAACCTGCCGGGCGTGCCGTCCGAGCACGACGACCCGCTCCGATATTTCGGCGCGGCCAACCGGACCGTGACCTCGACCTGGATTTCCGCCTACCTCTGCCCCAGCGACGACACCAACGCCCCGATCTCCGAGCGGATGAACGGCGTGACCTACTCCTGCACCTCGCAGAACTACGCCGCGAACTTCGGCAACACGACCCAGTTCCAGGAGGATTTCCGGGGGGACGCCTTCGGCGGCGCCCCGTTCGTCGACATCGGTTCCCCCTACCGGGGCCTGACCCGGACCGACCCCGGTCGTCGGACCGTCGGCCTCAGCGGCCTGGTCGACGGCACCGGCCAGACGCTCCTGCTTTCCGAGGTGGTCGTCGGCCGGGGGAGGGACCTCCGGGGCTTCTCCTGGTGGGGGGACGCCGCCGGCTTCGAGGCCTTCCTCACGCCCAACAGCTCCTTCCCCGACGCCATGTTCAGCCCGTACTACTGCGACCCCTCCCCCCCCAACCCCCCCTGCACCGCCGCCACCACCGCCCTGCCCGACAACTACGGCGCCCGCAGCCGACACCCCAGCGGGGTGAACGCGGCGATGGCCGACGGCTCCGTCCGATTCGTCCGGGACGCGATCGACGCCCTGACCTGGCGGGCCCTCAGCACGACCCGGGGCGCGGAGGTGATCTCGTCGGACTCCTATTGACCCATCCTGCGCCGAGGCCGGCCCTCCCCGCCGCCCGGGTCGATCGATCGATCGGCGAACCGGCTGGTCCCCCCCTCGAACGGACTGGTCGTGGTGGCGGAAATCGCGCCGCGCTCGGTCGGCCGCTACGGGCGGCGGGAGGCCGCGTCGATCGCCGAGGTCAAGGCCGGGCCGATCCGGGAGGGCGGGAGGACTTCGACGGCCGCTCCCAGCTCGACCGCCGCCCGGGGCATACCCCAGACGGTGCAGGTCTCACGGTCCTGGGCGATGGTGTGCCATCCTTGCCCTCGGAGGGCGAGCAGCCCCCGGGCCCCGTCGCGGCCCATCCCGGTCAGGACCACGGCCACCCCCGGCCGGACCCGTCGTGCCGCCAGGCTCTCGAAGAACACGTCGACGCTCGGCCGGTAGGGCAGCGACTCCGGATCGGCAGTGATCGCCAGCCGGCCGCGGTCCTCCAGCGCGACGTGGTCGTCGGTGCCGCTGACCAGGACCGCCCCCGCCTCGGGCCGTTCCCCCCCGACGATCAGCCGGACGGGGAGCCGAGAATGCCCCTCCAGCCACTTCGTCAGCCCCGGCGCGAAGGAGGCGTCGATGTGCTGGATGACCACGA carries:
- a CDS encoding DUF1559 domain-containing protein, which codes for MPRRPVGFTIIELLVVVAIVGVLVALLLPAVQGAREAARRVQCTNNLKQIALAMHHYHDVHRCFPPGKKGCCWGTWLVYVLPHLERPALYDSWNADGSNLPGVPSEHDDPLRYFGAANRTVTSTWISAYLCPSDDTNAPISERMNGVTYSCTSQNYAANFGNTTQFQEDFRGDAFGGAPFVDIGSPYRGLTRTDPGRRTVGLSGLVDGTGQTLLLSEVVVGRGRDLRGFSWWGDAAGFEAFLTPNSSFPDAMFSPYYCDPSPPNPPCTAATTALPDNYGARSRHPSGVNAAMADGSVRFVRDAIDALTWRALSTTRGAEVISSDSY
- a CDS encoding RNA polymerase sigma factor; this encodes MTDHQLLGEFVSERSEAAFRDLVARHGPAVLRACRRILGDPDEVEDAFQATFLVLVRKAPTIRDPETLGNWLYGVALRVAARARRDAARRRDHERRIAAMSPACWEPGRAWDDSERVVREELARLPRSYREPIELCYLGGCSHEEAARRLDWPLGTLKTRLVRGRRRLRGRLARRGIAPALLLLLAWPGRRASAAVPGDLLEKTVGAMLDDARGLLSAGASRPAELARAFEHARRPPRWLGPLAVLLATAVVTTLGVALRAQARAAEFESFAALPPNLTDVLNVECR